The Oryza glaberrima chromosome 9, OglaRS2, whole genome shotgun sequence genome includes a window with the following:
- the LOC127785325 gene encoding F-box protein At1g47056-like, protein MGQCPSAPRYHHHRHPPRNPPPPSPPPADHAPPQPLPTPDDDAPAAEDHTADLPDDLLAVVFGLLGSADRKRCSLVCRRWLSVDAASRLRLALDARAPLHAALPGILARFPAVSKLALKCDRRAESVADPTLALLADRLGPALRRLKLRSIRLVTDDGVAALAAAATNLRKLSVGSCTFGAKGIEAVLRSCLHLEELSIKHLRGLAQSEPVAVSSLRLHSLCLKELYNGQCFSSLITNSPNLKTLKIIRCSGDWDPVLQDLPQDAMLAELHLEKLQVSDRGVSALSGLEVLYLAKAPEVTDVGLGKLATRSPRLRKLHVDGWKANRIGDRGLAAVAQKCAALQELVLIGVNLTSASLELIAANCPALERLALCGSDTFGDAEISCVATKCAALRKLCIKACPVSDAGMDKLAQGCPRLVKVKVKKCQGVTPECAERLRASRNGALAVNVDTPGGAGELQDARSVDESGVLENAGSDTLPDDLDDRIGGPDLSCGSSGRPLGWKARMGAFMSRSLSVSMFRRRPRVSCYES, encoded by the coding sequence atgggcCAGTGCCCCTCCGCCCCCCGttaccaccaccatcgccacccACCCCGcaaccctcctcctccctccccaccccccGCCGAccatgcgccgccgcagccgctgcccACTCCCGACGACGATGCCCCCGCGGCGGAGGACCACACCGCTGACctccccgacgacctcctcgccgtcgtcttcggCCTCCTCGGCTCCGCCGACCGCAAGCGCTGCTCCCTCGTCTGCCGCCGCTGGCTCTCCGTCGACGCTGCctcgcgcctccgcctcgccctcgACGCGCGGgcgccgctccacgccgccctCCCGGGGATCCTCGCCCGCTTCCCCGCCGTCTCCAAGCTCGCCCTCAAGTGCGACCGCCGCGCTGAGAGCGTCGCCGACCCCAcgctcgccctcctcgccgaccgcctcggccccgccctccgccgcctcaaGCTCCGCTCCATCCGTCTCGTcaccgacgacggcgtcgccgcgctcgccgccgccgccaccaacctACGCAAGCTCTCCGTCGGCTCGTGCACCTTTGGCGCCAAGGGGATCGAGGCCGTCCTCCGCTCCTGCCTCCATCTCGAGGAGCTCTCCATCAAGCACCTCCGCGGCCTCGCCCAATCCGAGCCCGTCGCCGTCTCCAGCCTCCGCCTCCATTCCCTCTGCCTCAAGGAGCTCTACAACGGCCAGTGCTTCTCCTCTCTCATCACCAACTCGCCCAACCTCAAAACGCTCAAGATCATCCGCTGCTCCGGCGACTGGGATCCCGTGCTTCAGGACCTCCCTCAGGACGCCATGCTGGCCGAGCTCCATCTCGAGAAGCTGCAGGTCAGCGACCGCGGTGTCTCTGCCTTGTCGGGCCTCGAGGTCCTCTACCTCGCCAAGGCGCCAGAGGTTACAGATGTTGGGTTGGGTAAGCTCGCCACCAGATCGCCACGCCTACGCAAGCTGCACGTCGATGGATGGAAAGCAAACAGGATTGGTGACCGCGGCCTAGCGGCTGTTGCACAGAAATGCGCTGCTTTGCAAGAACTGGTTCTCATCGGGGTGAATTTGACGTCCGCCAGTCTCGAACTGATTGCTGCCAACTGCCCTGCCCTTGAGCGCCTCGCACTGTGCGGGTCTGATACGTTCGGGGATGCCGAGATATCTTGCGTCGCGACGAAATGTGCTGCTTTGCGGAAGCTCTGCATCAAGGCATGCCCTGTTTCTGATGCAGGAATGGATAAGCTCGCTCAAGGCTGCCCACGTCTTGTCAAGGTGAAGGTGAAGAAGTGTCAGGGAGTGACGCCAGAGTGTGCTGAGCGGCTTCGGGCTAGCCGCAACGGAGCCCTTGCTGTGAATGTTGACACGCCAGGTGGTGCTGGTGAATTGCAGGATGCTAGGAGCGTGGATGAGAGTGGTGTCCTGGAGAATGCTGGTAGCGACACCCTGCCGGACGATTTGGATGATCGGATAGGGGGCCCTGACCTTTCCtgtggcagcagcggcaggcCATTGGGGTGGAAAGCACGGATGGGTGCTTTTATGTCAAGGAGCTTGTCTGTTTCCATGTTCCGGAGGCGGCCGCGTGTGAGTTGTTATGAGTCATGA